In the Gossypium arboreum isolate Shixiya-1 chromosome 10, ASM2569848v2, whole genome shotgun sequence genome, one interval contains:
- the LOC108487984 gene encoding receptor like protein 21-like, whose protein sequence is MDAMFNPFKAHMNSRCNTIIETSYKVYIDRCFSFYQMQELYNLTNLKILDLSDNRIESIKSSHDNGRQLSLLNLEKIDLKDNLFDNSILAELSGFSNLKSLDIRWNKLNGSVDAKELHLLSNVENLFLDSTPLDISFLQSIGVLTSLKTLSLSYCDLTDLPTHQGLCYLNNLEELNLNGNALSGAIPSCLGNLTSLRYLDISNNRFTGNIASSPLTNLTMLQFISLSKNQFQLPVSFNSFANHSHLKVLLADENKLVAEPIELEILDFSKNHFEGPIPTGLCNLVNLEFLDLSLNHLSDTIPSCFNLQKVMHVHLAKNRLSGTLSNALFINSSLVTLDLSENNLTGRIPDWISRLPALSVFLLKANQLDGEFPVHLCRLQSLSILDLSQNKLSGHIPSCLSNLTLKPRSEKSYDVSSDFGLPLLDELMVDMGLTTYDLIGDSETEKNYPFIFQEEEVEFSTKGARYTYKGIILELLSAIDLSCNQLTGIIPPGLGNLSEIRGLNLSHNNLTGPIPSTFSKLKQIESLDLSYNNLNGRIPPQLTKVTTLEVFSVAHNNLSGPLPDRKNQFGTFEESSFKGNPLLCGPPLNKSCHEGDSPGTPSASSSEKEHGFLDMGDFYISFAVSFAIIFLAAIIVLYINPYWRRACF, encoded by the exons ATGGACGCAATGTTTAACCCTTTCAAAGCACACATGAATTCAAGATGCAATACCATCATCGAAACATCTTATAAAGTTTATATTGATAGGTGCTTTTCTTTCTATCAAATGCAAG AATTGTATAACTTGACAAATCTGAAGATACTGGATTTAAGTGATAATCGAATTGAGAGTATAAAGAGTTCTCATG ATAACGGAAGACAACTGAGTCTGCTCAATTtagaaaaaattgatttaaaagatAATCTATTCGACAACAGCATACTAGCAGAGCTTAGTGGGTTTTCAAATCTAAAGTCATTAGATATAAGATGGAATAAGCTGAACGGATCAGTAGATGCTAAAG AGTTGCATTTATTGAGTAATGTGGAGAATCTGTTCTTGGATTCTACTCCTTTGGACATCAGCTTTTTGCAAAGCATTGGCGTCTTGACTTCTCTGAAAACCTTGTCCTTGTCTTACTGTGATCTAACTGATTTACCTACTCATCAAG GTTTATGTTATCTTAACAATCTTGAAGAATTGAATCTCAATGGAAATGCTCTAAGTGGTGCAATTCCTTCAtgtttgggtaatttgacatctCTTCGCTATTTGGATATCTCAAATAATCGTTTCACTGGAAATATTGCCTCCTCTCCCCTCACAAATCTCACAATGCTTCAATTCATCTCCCTCTCAAAAAATCAATTTCAACTTCCAGTGTCCTTCAATTCCTTTGCAAATCATTCTCACCTTAAAGTCCTTCTAGCCGATGAAAACAAGTTGGTTGCAGAACCAATTG AATTGGAAATATTGGATTTCTCCAAAAACCATTTCGAGGGCCCCATTCCCACGGGATTATGCAACTTGGTCAATCTTGAATTCCTGGATCTTTCTCTAAATCATCTGTCTGACACTATTCCATCTTGCTTTAATCTACAAAAGGTGATGCATGTACATTTGGCCAAAAACAGACTTAGTGGAACACTTTCAAATGCCCTTTTTATAAACTCTTCATTGGTAACATTGGATTTAAGTGAAAATAACTTAACAGGAAGAATTCCAGATTGGATTAGCAGGCTACCTGCTTTGAGCGTTTTTCTTCTAAAGGCAAACCAATTAGATGGTGAATTTCCTGTACATTTATGCAGACTGCAATCATTAAGCATCTTGGACCTTTCACAGAATAAACTTTCCGGTCATATACCTTCCTGTTTAAGTAATTTAACTCTCAAGCCAAGGAGTGAAAAGTCTTACGACGTATCTAGTGATTTTGGGCTTCCTTTATTGGATGAGTTAATGGTAGACATGGGACTAACAACATATGATCTCATAGGCGATTCAGAGACTGAAAAAAATTATCCTTTCATCTTCCAAGAAGAAGAGGTAGAGTTTTCAACAAAGGGTGCAAGATACACGTACAAGGGTATTATTCTTGAATTGTTATCGGCAATTGATCTCTCTTGCAACCAACTCACAGGGATAATCCCACCTGGATTGGGGAATTTGAGTGAAATCCGAGGTTTAAACTTGTCACATAACAACTTAACTGGACCTATCCCCTCAACTTTTTCAAAACTCAAGCAGATTGAGAGTTTGGACCTTTCCTACAACAATTTAAATGGAAGAATCCCCCCTCAGCTGACTAAGGTGACCACTTTGGAGGTATTCAGTGTCGCACACAACAACTTGTCAGGGCCTCTCCCTGATAGGAAAAATCAATTTGGGACCTTCGAAGAGAGCAGTTTCAAGGGAAACCCTCTTCTTTGTGGACCTCCTTTGAACAAGAGTTGTCATGAAGGTGATTCACCAGGAACTCCAAGTGCTTCATCTAGTGAAAAAGAACACGGTTTTCTAGACATGGGTGATTTCTATATCAGCTTTGCAGTTTCCTTTGCAATTATATTCTTAGCAGCTATCATTGTACTCTACATAAACCCATATTGGAGACGAGCATGCTTTTAA